A genomic region of Patescibacteria group bacterium contains the following coding sequences:
- a CDS encoding M48 family metallopeptidase: MSQLYQQIDSNKRKTYILMFLFVVFICLITWIFSKSFGWGYEVVFIAGFFSIITSLYSYYGGYQVALSSAGAKEISNQNNPYLYRMVENLSITAGIKMPKVYIIPDNAINAFATGRDPEHSHIAVTSGAIEKLENEELEGVIAHEMSHIKNYDIRLMTIVIICVGIITLLSQFFLRGRLFSSRDNDKGSGQLGAILVIIGLVLAILSPLFAQLIQLAVSRKREYLADASGALLTRYADGLANALEKIKLEDRQLIRTNKATAHLYISSPFKIGANGIGRAFATHPPIDDRIKKLRAMSI; this comes from the coding sequence ATGTCACAACTTTATCAGCAGATAGATTCAAACAAAAGAAAAACATATATACTTATGTTTCTTTTTGTAGTTTTTATATGTCTTATTACTTGGATTTTTTCAAAATCTTTTGGTTGGGGATATGAAGTTGTATTTATAGCTGGATTTTTTTCAATAATAACAAGTTTGTATAGTTATTATGGTGGATATCAAGTAGCGCTTTCATCAGCCGGAGCAAAAGAAATATCAAATCAAAACAATCCATATTTATATAGAATGGTTGAAAATTTATCTATTACAGCTGGAATAAAAATGCCAAAAGTTTATATAATTCCTGACAATGCAATAAACGCATTTGCAACAGGTCGTGATCCAGAACATTCTCATATTGCTGTTACGAGCGGTGCAATAGAAAAACTTGAAAATGAAGAATTGGAAGGAGTGATAGCACATGAAATGAGCCATATAAAAAATTATGATATCCGTCTTATGACTATTGTTATAATTTGCGTTGGAATTATTACATTACTTTCACAATTTTTCTTGCGAGGAAGATTATTTTCAAGTAGGGACAATGATAAGGGTTCTGGGCAACTTGGCGCAATACTTGTAATAATTGGTCTCGTACTTGCAATTTTGTCTCCACTTTTTGCTCAGCTTATACAGCTCGCAGTTTCAAGAAAAAGAGAATATTTAGCTGATGCATCTGGTGCACTTTTGACTCGTTATGCTGACGGGCTCGCAAATGCTCTTGAGAAAATAAAACTAGAAGACAGGCAACTTATAAGAACAAACAAGGCAACTGCACATTTGTATATTTCATCTCCTTTCAAAATTGGAGCAAATGGAATAGGTCGTGCTTTTGCAACTCATCCACCAATAGATGACAGAATAAAAAAATTAAGAGCAATGAGTATTTAG